The Tenrec ecaudatus isolate mTenEca1 chromosome 6, mTenEca1.hap1, whole genome shotgun sequence genome has a window encoding:
- the MYL6 gene encoding myosin light polypeptide 6 isoform X2, producing the protein MCDFTEDQTAEFKEAFQLFDRTGDGKILYSQCGDVMRALGQNPTNAEVLKVLGNPKSDEMNVKVLDFEHFLPMLQTVAKNKDQGTYEDYVEGLRVFDKEGNGTVMGAEIRHVLVTLGEKMTEEEVEMLVAGHEDSNGCINYEELVRMVLNG; encoded by the exons ATG TGTGACTTCACCGAGGACCAGACCGCGG AGTTCAAGGAGGCCTTCCAGCTGTTCGACCGAACCGGGGATGGCAAGATCCTGTACAGCCAGTGTGGGGACGTGATGAGGGCCCTGGGCCAGAACCCCACCAACGCCGAGGTGCTCAAGGTCCTGGGGAACCCCAAGAGTGATG AGATGAATGTGAAGGTGCTGGACTTTGAGCACTTCCTGCCCATGCTGCAGACTGTGGCCAAGAACAAGGACCAGGGCACCTACGAGGACTATGTTGAGGGCCTCCGGGTGTTTGACAAGGAAGGGAATGGCACCGTCATGGGGGCCGAGATCCGGCATGTCCTTGTCACACTGG GCGAGAAGATGACAGAGGAAGAAGTAGAGATGCTGGTGGCCGGGCACGAGGACAGCAATGGCTGCATCAACTATGAAG AGCTCGTCCGCATGGTGCTGAACGGCTGA
- the MYL6 gene encoding myosin light polypeptide 6 isoform X1, translating into MCDFTEDQTAEFKEAFQLFDRTGDGKILYSQCGDVMRALGQNPTNAEVLKVLGNPKSDEMNVKVLDFEHFLPMLQTVAKNKDQGTYEDYVEGLRVFDKEGNGTVMGAEIRHVLVTLGEKMTEEEVEMLVAGHEDSNGCINYEAFVRHILSG; encoded by the exons ATG TGTGACTTCACCGAGGACCAGACCGCGG AGTTCAAGGAGGCCTTCCAGCTGTTCGACCGAACCGGGGATGGCAAGATCCTGTACAGCCAGTGTGGGGACGTGATGAGGGCCCTGGGCCAGAACCCCACCAACGCCGAGGTGCTCAAGGTCCTGGGGAACCCCAAGAGTGATG AGATGAATGTGAAGGTGCTGGACTTTGAGCACTTCCTGCCCATGCTGCAGACTGTGGCCAAGAACAAGGACCAGGGCACCTACGAGGACTATGTTGAGGGCCTCCGGGTGTTTGACAAGGAAGGGAATGGCACCGTCATGGGGGCCGAGATCCGGCATGTCCTTGTCACACTGG GCGAGAAGATGACAGAGGAAGAAGTAGAGATGCTGGTGGCCGGGCACGAGGACAGCAATGGCTGCATCAACTATGAAG CGTTTGTGAGGCATATCCTGTCGGGGTGA
- the MYL6B gene encoding myosin light chain 6B produces the protein MGVPIDTRHTVLWLPDIMPPKKDVPVKKPVGSSPSKPAAKPAAGVPPAKAKAESAASPAPEKPQEPPIDLSKVVIEFNKDQLEEFKEAFELFDRVGDGKILYSQCGDVMRALGQNPTNAEVLKILGNPKSDELKSRRVDFETFLPMLQAVAKNRDQGTYEDYLEGLRVFDKEGNGKVMGAELRHVLTTLGEKMTEEEVETVLAGHEDSNGCINYEAFLKHILSV, from the exons ATGGGTGTCCCCATCGACACACGACACACTGTCCTTTGGCTACCGGACATCATGCCTCCCAAGAAGGATGTTCCTGTGAAGAAACCGGTGGGCTCCTCTCCCTCAAAGCCTGCTGCCAAGCCAGCAGCAGGGGTCCCTCCAGCCAAGGCCAAGGCCGAGTCTGCTGCCTCCCCAGCCCCTGAGAAGCCCCAGGAGCCCCCCATCGATCTCTCCAAAGTAGTG ATCGAGTTTAACAAGGACCAGCTGGAGG AGTTCAAGGAGGCTTTCGAGCTGTTTGACCGAGTCGGGGATGGCAAGATCCTGTACAGCCAGTGTGGGGACGTGATGAGGGCCCTGGGCCAGAACCCCACCAATGCCGAGGTGCTCAAGATCCTGGGCAACCCCAAGAGTGATG AGCTGAAGTCCCGGCGGGTGGACTTCGAGACCTTCCTGCCCATGCTCCAGGCAGTGGCCAAGAACCGGGACCAAGGCACCTATGAAGACTACTTAGAGGGGCTCCGGGTGTTTGACAAGGAGGGCAATGGCAAAGTCATGGGCGCAGAGCTGAGACACGTCCTCACCACGCTGG GAGAGAAGATGACTGAGGAGGAGGTGGAGACGGTTCTGGCAGGCCACGAGGACAGCAACGGCTGCATCAACTACGAGG CCTTCCTGAAGCACATCCTGAGCGTCTGA